A stretch of Bombina bombina isolate aBomBom1 chromosome 2, aBomBom1.pri, whole genome shotgun sequence DNA encodes these proteins:
- the LOC128648764 gene encoding structural maintenance of chromosomes protein 5-like yields MLATMILNYLKLHSTQQKCDIHNLQFSLNKKKEPAIIKDLHIAIQWVVKNEALFCGRITMPSYVSMNEDDRQKAIDNVIQREEPEAREPFLFVFQHREDMELFLQACLDQQGLQVNAMFQK; encoded by the exons atgttggcaactatgatattgaactatttaaagctccactctacacaacaaaaatgtgacatccacaacctccagttctctttaaacaagaagaag GAGCCAGCAATCATTAAAGATCTACACATTGCTATACAATGGGTTGTCAAGAATGAGGCACTGTTCTGTGGGCGCATAACCATGCCAAGTTATGTGTCAATGAATGAAGATGACCGCCAGAAGGCCATAGATAACGTGATACAAAGAGAAGAACCAGAAGCAAGGGAGCCATTCCTCTTTGTATTTCAGCACAGAGAAGATATGGAGTTGTTTTTGCAGGCATGTCTTGACCAACAGGGCCTCCAAGTTAATGCCATGTTCCAGAAATGA